In one window of Rathayibacter caricis DSM 15933 DNA:
- the zapE gene encoding cell division protein ZapE: MIPDDVRSTSSLTTRSPQISGHEIASTLVPPRQFEGATFESYRPDPEYPSQAEAVEALRVFAAGGGSRGGGGGFFGFGRKKAPEVKPGVYLDGGFGVGKTHLLAAIWHAVPGRTYFGTFIEYTALVGALGYAATVSLLKGSALLCIDEFELDDPGDTMLMTRLLGELVASGTRIAATSNTPPNALGEGRFAAADFLREIHAMAEHFQTMRIDGTDYRRRDIEGHAVTRTDAEIAEALAQAPTDAVVTDDSFRAAVDHLGSVHPSRYIKVIDGVDAIVLRDVVALTDQTDALRLVAFIDRVYDAQIPVLASGVPLDEVFGGDMLSGGYRKKYLRSMSRLIALTSMAAFAAPSS; the protein is encoded by the coding sequence GTGATCCCCGACGACGTCCGTTCGACGAGCAGCCTCACGACTCGCTCGCCCCAGATCAGCGGGCACGAGATCGCGTCGACCCTCGTGCCGCCGCGCCAGTTCGAGGGCGCGACCTTCGAGAGCTACCGCCCCGACCCGGAGTACCCGTCCCAGGCGGAGGCGGTCGAGGCGCTGCGTGTATTCGCCGCCGGCGGCGGCTCCCGCGGGGGCGGCGGCGGGTTCTTCGGCTTCGGCCGGAAGAAGGCCCCGGAGGTGAAGCCGGGCGTGTACCTCGACGGAGGGTTCGGCGTCGGCAAGACGCACCTCCTCGCCGCGATCTGGCACGCGGTGCCGGGCCGCACCTACTTCGGCACGTTCATCGAGTACACCGCCCTCGTCGGCGCGCTCGGGTACGCGGCGACGGTGTCGCTCCTGAAGGGCTCCGCCCTCCTCTGCATCGACGAGTTCGAGCTCGACGACCCGGGTGACACGATGCTGATGACCCGCCTGCTGGGCGAGCTCGTCGCCTCCGGCACCCGGATCGCGGCGACCTCGAACACCCCGCCGAACGCACTCGGCGAGGGCCGGTTCGCGGCCGCCGACTTCCTCCGCGAGATCCACGCGATGGCGGAGCACTTCCAGACGATGCGGATCGACGGCACGGACTACCGCCGTCGCGACATCGAGGGCCACGCCGTCACCCGGACCGATGCCGAGATCGCCGAGGCCCTCGCGCAGGCGCCGACCGATGCCGTCGTCACCGACGACTCCTTCCGCGCGGCCGTGGACCACCTCGGCTCCGTGCACCCCTCGCGCTACATCAAGGTGATCGACGGAGTGGATGCGATCGTGCTGCGCGACGTCGTGGCGTTGACCGACCAGACCGACGCGCTGCGCCTCGTCGCCTTCATCGACCGCGTCTACGACGCGCAGATCCCGGTGCTCGCCTCGGGCGTGCCGCTCGACGAGGTCTTCGGGGGCGACATGCTCAGCGGCGGCTACCGCAAGAAGTACCTCCGCTCGATGTCCCGGCTCATCGCGCTGACGAGCATGGCGGCGTTCGCGGCGCCGTCTTCGTAG
- a CDS encoding ribonuclease D, with the protein MTDYRVLSTPDEFLTAVDALAAGEGPVAVDAERASGFTYSQRAYLIQVYRRGAGAFLFDPPAIGRMDALQDVIGDEEWVLHAASQDLACLREVGLDPTRIFDTELAARLLGLPKVGLGAVVEDLLGIHLAKEHSAADWSTRPLPQSWLVYAAKDVELLVDLRDRMEEMLIEARKTRIAREEFEATLARQPKAALPDPWRRLSGMHSLRGLRALAVARELWLARDAFARERDIAPGRLIPDSSIVAVSRNIPTSLGQLSGRRDFTGRASRGEVERWWAAIQRGMTTEDLPSATRPAVETLPPPRAWGDRNPPADLRLKSARAVVIEIAELLSLPVENLLTPELLRRLAWNPPEPLTPETVAAELRRGGARAWQVDATSGPLVTAFVEAAQAAEDSTENAS; encoded by the coding sequence GTGACTGATTACCGTGTCCTCTCCACTCCCGACGAGTTCCTCACCGCCGTCGACGCCCTCGCCGCGGGCGAGGGGCCGGTCGCGGTCGACGCGGAGCGCGCGTCCGGCTTCACCTACTCCCAGCGCGCGTACCTGATCCAGGTCTACCGACGCGGTGCGGGAGCGTTCCTCTTCGATCCTCCGGCGATCGGGCGGATGGACGCCCTGCAGGACGTCATCGGCGACGAGGAGTGGGTGCTGCACGCGGCCAGCCAGGATCTCGCCTGCCTGCGCGAGGTCGGACTCGACCCGACGCGCATCTTCGACACCGAGCTCGCCGCGCGCCTGCTCGGGCTCCCGAAGGTGGGCCTCGGCGCGGTGGTGGAGGATCTCCTCGGCATCCACCTGGCCAAGGAGCACTCCGCGGCCGACTGGTCGACCCGCCCCCTTCCCCAGAGCTGGCTCGTCTACGCCGCGAAGGACGTCGAGCTCCTCGTCGACCTTCGCGACCGGATGGAGGAGATGCTCATCGAGGCGCGGAAGACCAGGATCGCGCGCGAGGAGTTCGAGGCGACACTCGCTCGGCAGCCCAAGGCGGCGCTCCCGGATCCGTGGCGCAGGCTCTCGGGCATGCACTCCCTCCGCGGCCTGCGCGCCCTCGCCGTCGCGCGCGAGCTCTGGCTGGCCCGCGACGCGTTCGCGCGCGAGCGCGACATCGCCCCGGGCCGACTCATCCCCGACTCCTCGATCGTCGCCGTGTCCCGCAACATCCCCACCAGCCTCGGCCAGCTCTCGGGCCGCCGCGACTTCACCGGGCGCGCGAGCCGCGGCGAGGTCGAGCGCTGGTGGGCGGCCATCCAGCGCGGCATGACGACCGAGGACCTCCCCTCGGCGACGCGGCCCGCCGTCGAGACGCTCCCTCCGCCGCGGGCCTGGGGCGACCGCAATCCGCCCGCGGATCTGCGGCTCAAGTCGGCGCGCGCGGTGGTCATCGAGATCGCGGAGCTGCTCTCGCTCCCCGTCGAGAACCTGCTCACCCCGGAGCTGCTGCGCCGCCTCGCCTGGAACCCGCCGGAGCCGCTCACTCCCGAGACCGTCGCCGCCGAGCTCCGCCGCGGTGGAGCGCGCGCCTGGCAGGTCGACGCGACTTCCGGTCCGCTGGTGACCGCGTTTGTGGAAGCCGCCCAAGCGGCCGAGGACAGCACGGAAAACGCTTCGTAG
- a CDS encoding sulfurtransferase has translation MSVELDPSPKFAAYAHPERLVSGEWLEQRLGTPGLVVVESDEDVLLYETGHIPGSVKVDWHTDLNDPVERDYIDGAAFAALVGAKGITRDTTVVIYGDKNNWWAAYALWVFTLFGHEDVRLLDGGRDKWIADGRPLTTDASTPEAVEYPVVERRDGDIRAFKEDVLAHFGNPLIDVRSAEEFSGERTTAPAYPEEGTLRAGHIPSAKNVPWGKAAAEDGTFRPLEELNGIYRDGAGLAEGDTVIAYCRIGERSSHTWFVLTHLLGFEGVRNYDGSWTEWGSAVRVPIVKGSEPGEAPAAR, from the coding sequence TTGTCCGTTGAACTCGATCCGTCGCCGAAGTTCGCCGCCTACGCGCACCCCGAACGACTCGTCAGCGGTGAGTGGCTGGAGCAACGGCTGGGCACCCCCGGCCTCGTCGTCGTCGAGTCCGACGAGGACGTCCTCCTCTACGAGACCGGGCACATCCCCGGCTCCGTGAAGGTCGACTGGCACACCGATCTCAACGACCCGGTCGAGCGCGACTACATCGACGGAGCGGCCTTCGCGGCCCTGGTCGGCGCGAAGGGCATCACCCGCGACACCACGGTCGTCATCTACGGCGACAAGAACAACTGGTGGGCGGCCTACGCCCTGTGGGTCTTCACGCTCTTCGGTCACGAGGACGTCCGCCTGCTCGACGGCGGCCGCGACAAGTGGATCGCCGACGGCCGCCCCCTGACCACCGACGCCTCGACGCCGGAGGCGGTCGAGTACCCCGTCGTCGAGCGCCGCGACGGTGACATCCGCGCCTTCAAGGAGGACGTGCTCGCGCACTTCGGCAACCCGCTGATCGACGTCCGCTCGGCCGAGGAGTTCTCGGGCGAGCGCACCACGGCTCCCGCCTACCCGGAGGAGGGGACGCTGCGCGCCGGCCACATCCCGAGCGCGAAGAACGTGCCGTGGGGCAAGGCGGCCGCCGAGGACGGCACCTTCCGTCCGCTGGAGGAGCTGAACGGCATCTACCGCGACGGTGCGGGCCTCGCCGAGGGCGACACCGTCATCGCCTACTGCCGCATCGGCGAGCGCTCCTCGCACACGTGGTTCGTCCTCACCCACCTCCTCGGCTTCGAGGGCGTGCGCAACTACGACGGCTCGTGGACCGAGTGGGGCAGCGCAGTGCGCGTCCCGATCGTCAAGGGCTCCGAGCCCGGCGAGGCCCCGGCCGCCCGCTGA
- a CDS encoding DUF3000 domain-containing protein, whose protein sequence is MPDFPAPSQPPEEFRAATEAIRAVSTRSELTVSEIPSPTGLAPYALALSGDVSPHAHGRDSELGTGRFILLHDPEEPEQWGGAFRVVCFAQAPLEVEIGTDPFLAEVAWSWLIDALDARGAAYHAASGTATKVLSTGFGELAAQGDGAQIEIRASWSPDDAQLAAHVEGWGELLCMLAGLPPVSSDGVTSLAFRRNNRD, encoded by the coding sequence GTGCCCGACTTCCCAGCGCCGTCTCAGCCTCCGGAGGAGTTCCGGGCCGCGACGGAGGCGATCCGCGCGGTCTCGACCCGTTCCGAGCTCACCGTGTCCGAGATCCCGTCCCCCACCGGGCTCGCGCCGTACGCACTGGCGCTCTCGGGCGACGTGTCGCCGCACGCGCACGGACGCGACTCCGAGCTGGGAACGGGCCGCTTCATCCTGCTGCACGACCCCGAGGAGCCCGAGCAGTGGGGCGGCGCCTTCCGCGTCGTCTGCTTCGCCCAGGCGCCGCTCGAGGTCGAGATCGGCACCGACCCCTTCCTGGCCGAGGTCGCGTGGTCGTGGCTCATCGACGCCCTCGACGCCCGCGGAGCCGCCTACCACGCCGCCTCGGGCACGGCGACGAAGGTCCTCTCCACCGGATTCGGCGAGCTCGCCGCCCAGGGAGACGGAGCGCAGATCGAGATCCGCGCCTCCTGGAGCCCCGATGATGCGCAGCTCGCCGCACACGTGGAAGGCTGGGGGGAGCTGTTGTGCATGCTCGCGGGTCTCCCGCCCGTATCGAGCGACGGTGTGACCTCACTCGCCTTCCGACGGAACAACCGTGACTGA
- a CDS encoding SufE family protein translates to MTSDTVPTDDLLPDALREIRDEFLALEKPERLQLLLEFSNELPELPERYRDHPDLFERVEECQSPVFIVVEFAGDVIHLHATAPREAPTTRGFASILAQGLDGLTPEQVLAVPDDFPQTIGLSEAVSPLRLRGMSALLGRTKRQIRAHAAA, encoded by the coding sequence ATGACTTCCGACACGGTGCCGACCGACGACCTGCTGCCCGACGCCCTCCGCGAGATCCGCGACGAGTTCCTCGCCCTCGAGAAGCCGGAGCGGCTCCAGCTCCTCCTCGAGTTCTCGAACGAGCTGCCCGAGCTGCCCGAGCGCTACCGCGACCACCCCGACCTGTTCGAGCGGGTCGAGGAGTGCCAGTCCCCCGTCTTCATCGTCGTCGAGTTCGCGGGCGACGTGATCCACCTGCACGCGACCGCGCCGCGCGAGGCGCCGACGACCCGAGGCTTCGCCTCGATCCTCGCGCAGGGCCTCGACGGGCTGACCCCGGAGCAGGTCCTCGCCGTGCCCGACGACTTCCCGCAGACGATCGGACTCTCGGAGGCGGTCTCGCCGCTACGTCTGCGGGGGATGAGCGCGCTGCTCGGCCGTACGAAGCGCCAGATCCGCGCGCATGCGGCCGCGTGA
- a CDS encoding dihydrofolate reductase family protein, with translation MTRIVYSVASSLDGFIADSDDGLEWLLQFGFEAFQEHYDRFLETVGAVVMGSTTYEFVRREGAWPYELPAWVLTSADRPQPEGGEVRFASGGLAELLPAIRGSAGGRDVWVVGGGGVAAGLAEIGALDEMRVTIMPVVLGSGRPLLPMRRTEPFELVGTTPFSGGAIELVYRL, from the coding sequence ATGACCCGCATCGTCTACTCCGTCGCCTCCTCCCTCGACGGCTTCATCGCCGACTCCGACGACGGCCTCGAGTGGCTCCTCCAGTTCGGCTTCGAGGCCTTCCAGGAGCACTACGACCGGTTCCTCGAGACGGTCGGCGCGGTGGTGATGGGCTCCACGACCTACGAGTTCGTCCGTCGCGAGGGCGCCTGGCCGTACGAGCTCCCCGCCTGGGTGCTGACCTCCGCCGACCGACCGCAGCCCGAGGGCGGCGAGGTGCGCTTCGCCTCCGGCGGCCTCGCCGAGCTGCTCCCCGCGATCCGCGGATCCGCCGGCGGTCGCGACGTCTGGGTCGTCGGCGGAGGCGGCGTCGCAGCCGGCCTCGCCGAGATCGGAGCGCTGGACGAGATGCGGGTCACGATCATGCCCGTCGTGCTCGGGAGCGGTCGGCCGCTGCTGCCGATGCGCCGCACCGAGCCGTTCGAGCTCGTCGGCACGACACCGTTCTCGGGCGGAGCGATCGAGCTCGTCTACCGGCTCTGA
- a CDS encoding thiolase family protein, with translation MAERSEVVFVDGVRTPFGRAGEKGVYWQTRADDLVVKAMIGLLERNPSLPKDRVDEVAIAATTQQGDQGLTLGRTTALLAGLPRTVPGFAIDRMCAGAMTSVTTTAGGIAFGAYDVVLAGGVEHMGRHPMGFNADPNPRFLSERLVGDEALNMGKTAERIHDRFPQLTKERSDRYALRSQQKLAAAYAAGDIQPDLIPVATRSAAGWGLATADEAPRPETTLEGLAGLRTPFRPHGRVTAGNSSGLNDGATVSLLASADAAKELGLSTKMRLVSFAFAGVEPEIMGIGPVPSTEKALRKAGLTIEDIGLFELNEAFAVQVLSFLDHFGIDDDDPRVNEYGGAIAVGHPLASSGVRLMIQLARQFEAHPEVRYGLTAMCVGLGQGGSVVWENPHFDGKRARRKGR, from the coding sequence GTGGCCGAGAGATCCGAAGTCGTGTTCGTCGATGGAGTGCGTACTCCGTTCGGACGTGCGGGCGAGAAGGGCGTGTACTGGCAGACGCGGGCAGACGACCTGGTCGTGAAGGCCATGATCGGCCTGCTGGAGCGGAACCCGTCGCTGCCGAAGGACCGCGTCGACGAGGTCGCGATCGCGGCGACGACGCAGCAGGGCGATCAGGGCCTCACCCTGGGGCGAACCACTGCCCTCCTCGCGGGGCTCCCCCGCACCGTCCCCGGCTTCGCGATCGACCGGATGTGCGCAGGTGCGATGACCTCCGTGACGACGACGGCCGGGGGCATCGCCTTCGGTGCCTACGACGTCGTGCTCGCCGGAGGCGTCGAGCACATGGGGCGCCACCCCATGGGCTTCAACGCCGATCCGAACCCGCGCTTCCTCTCGGAGCGGCTCGTGGGCGACGAGGCGCTGAACATGGGCAAGACGGCCGAGCGGATCCACGACCGCTTCCCCCAGCTCACCAAGGAGCGCTCCGACCGCTACGCGCTGCGCAGTCAGCAGAAGCTCGCCGCGGCCTACGCCGCCGGTGACATCCAGCCCGACCTGATCCCCGTCGCGACCCGCAGCGCCGCGGGATGGGGACTCGCCACCGCCGACGAGGCTCCGCGCCCCGAGACCACGCTCGAGGGGCTCGCCGGACTGCGGACGCCGTTCCGCCCGCACGGGCGGGTGACCGCCGGCAACTCCTCCGGGCTCAACGACGGCGCGACCGTCTCCCTCCTCGCGAGCGCCGACGCCGCGAAGGAGCTCGGCCTGTCGACGAAGATGCGTCTCGTCAGCTTCGCCTTCGCCGGAGTCGAGCCCGAGATCATGGGGATCGGACCGGTCCCGAGCACCGAGAAGGCGCTGCGCAAGGCGGGCCTGACCATCGAGGACATCGGCCTCTTCGAGCTGAACGAGGCCTTCGCCGTGCAGGTGCTGTCCTTCCTCGACCACTTCGGCATCGACGACGACGATCCGCGCGTGAACGAGTACGGCGGAGCCATCGCCGTCGGTCATCCGCTGGCCTCCTCGGGGGTGCGGCTGATGATCCAGCTCGCCCGGCAGTTCGAGGCGCACCCGGAGGTGCGCTACGGCCTCACCGCCATGTGCGTGGGCCTGGGGCAGGGCGGGAGCGTCGTGTGGGAGAACCCGCACTTCGACGGCAAGCGCGCACGACGGAAGGGACGCTGA
- a CDS encoding dihydrofolate reductase family protein → MILQPLVPGGPAVRLEDDGARAAIEDAYRPSDAVRVRLNMIASVNGSSIGSDGTSETLTNRVDRTILGVIRAQAQVVLVGAASVRAEGYRVPRRVPLAVVSSRGDLAGHRLRLQDGARVLLLVPESLAATGPLPPGVEVVRVPAVDGRMSPAEMLAALAALGLERVVCEGGASLSGQFLAAGLVDEICLTTAPRVVLPGLPVATTDAAVDESYALERLAVDDAGFTYARWTRIR, encoded by the coding sequence GTGATCCTGCAGCCGCTCGTCCCCGGCGGACCCGCGGTGCGGCTGGAGGACGACGGCGCGAGGGCAGCGATCGAGGACGCCTACCGGCCGTCGGACGCGGTCCGCGTCCGCCTCAACATGATCGCGAGCGTCAACGGGTCGAGCATCGGCTCGGACGGCACGAGCGAGACCCTCACCAACCGCGTCGACCGCACGATCCTCGGTGTGATCCGGGCGCAGGCGCAGGTGGTCCTCGTGGGCGCCGCGAGCGTGCGGGCCGAGGGCTACCGGGTCCCCCGGCGCGTCCCGCTTGCCGTCGTCTCGTCGCGCGGCGACCTCGCCGGCCACCGGCTGCGTCTGCAGGACGGCGCCCGCGTGCTGCTGCTCGTCCCGGAGTCGCTCGCCGCCACCGGGCCCCTGCCGCCCGGGGTCGAGGTGGTGCGCGTCCCCGCCGTCGACGGTCGGATGAGCCCGGCGGAGATGCTCGCCGCCCTCGCCGCCCTCGGGCTCGAGCGCGTCGTCTGCGAAGGAGGAGCCTCCCTGTCGGGTCAGTTCCTGGCGGCCGGGCTCGTCGACGAGATCTGCCTGACGACCGCCCCGCGCGTCGTCCTCCCCGGGCTTCCCGTCGCGACGACGGATGCGGCGGTCGACGAGAGCTACGCGCTCGAGCGGCTCGCGGTCGACGACGCCGGATTCACGTACGCGCGCTGGACGCGGATCCGCTGA
- a CDS encoding 3-hydroxyacyl-CoA dehydrogenase NAD-binding domain-containing protein, with product MLDGFEDLAELSDGEVVTHSYVRDVTLAGGRVLALITLDNDRDHTRPNTFGPASLFELADVLIAQKERAAAGAIQGVAVTGKPFILAAGADLSKVGSIPSREIGRQLARLGHRTLGMLSELGVPSFVFINGLALGGGTEIALNADYRTVDASIPALGLPEVFLGIIPGWGGSWLLPNLIGIENALKVVVENPLKNNRTLKAREVLDLGIADALFPSASFLEDSLRWADGVLGGTVVVSRPNAPGRLERMVKWDVAVGIARKQLESRIGTVAASPYRALDLLKGAKSATREEGFAAEDEALADLISGDQFRASIYAFDLVQKRAKRPAGAPDKALAKPVTKVGVVGAGLMATQFALLFVRRLQVPVVITDLDQERVDRGVAGIVGEIDALLAKGRVSPDEANRLRSLITGTTDRADFADADWVIEAVFEELSVKQDVFADIERYVSPTAVLATNTSSLSVERIGERLEHPERLVGFHFFNPVAVMPLVEVVRTPLTDEETLSTAMVTAAKLKKNAVITRDTPGFVVNRVLAKVLGEAMHAVDTGTPFEVVEQSLAPFGLPMTPFELLELVGLKVGAHVLDTHHAAFPDRFFDSENLHRLAELGHVFERDSKGRVKGVDKRAVAIVAGGTDPMTAEELRLRVETGLADEVKRMLNDDVVHAAEDIDLCLILGAGYPFQMGGLTPYLDRVGASERAFGDTFHHPVIRGVD from the coding sequence ATGCTCGACGGTTTCGAGGACCTCGCCGAACTCTCCGACGGAGAGGTCGTCACCCACTCCTACGTCCGCGACGTGACGCTGGCAGGCGGCCGCGTGCTCGCGCTCATCACCCTCGACAACGACCGCGATCACACGCGGCCGAACACGTTCGGTCCGGCATCGCTCTTCGAGCTCGCCGACGTGCTGATCGCGCAGAAGGAGCGGGCGGCCGCCGGCGCGATCCAGGGCGTCGCGGTGACGGGCAAGCCGTTCATCCTCGCCGCGGGCGCCGACCTGAGCAAGGTCGGGAGCATCCCGAGCCGCGAGATCGGCCGCCAGCTGGCGCGGCTCGGCCATCGCACGCTCGGAATGCTCTCGGAGCTCGGCGTCCCGTCCTTCGTGTTCATCAACGGACTGGCGCTCGGCGGCGGCACCGAGATCGCGCTCAACGCCGACTACCGCACCGTCGACGCCTCCATCCCGGCTCTCGGGCTGCCCGAGGTGTTCCTCGGCATCATCCCGGGCTGGGGCGGCAGCTGGCTGCTGCCGAACCTGATCGGCATCGAGAACGCGCTCAAGGTCGTGGTCGAGAACCCGCTCAAGAACAACCGGACCCTCAAGGCCCGCGAGGTCCTCGACCTGGGCATCGCGGATGCGCTCTTCCCCTCCGCCTCGTTCCTCGAGGACTCGCTGCGCTGGGCCGACGGCGTGCTCGGCGGCACGGTCGTCGTCTCGCGCCCGAACGCTCCCGGGCGTCTCGAGCGGATGGTGAAGTGGGACGTCGCCGTCGGCATCGCCCGGAAGCAGCTCGAGTCGCGCATCGGGACCGTCGCGGCCTCGCCGTACCGAGCCCTCGACCTCCTCAAGGGCGCGAAGAGCGCGACGCGCGAGGAGGGGTTCGCCGCCGAGGACGAGGCCCTCGCCGATCTGATCTCGGGAGACCAGTTCCGCGCGAGCATCTACGCCTTCGACCTCGTGCAGAAGCGCGCCAAGCGTCCTGCCGGTGCTCCCGACAAGGCGCTCGCGAAGCCGGTCACGAAGGTCGGCGTCGTCGGCGCGGGGCTGATGGCCACGCAGTTCGCCCTCCTCTTCGTCCGACGGCTGCAGGTGCCCGTCGTCATCACCGACCTCGACCAGGAGCGGGTCGACCGCGGAGTGGCGGGCATCGTCGGCGAGATCGACGCTCTGCTCGCGAAGGGCCGGGTCTCCCCCGACGAGGCGAACCGGCTCCGGAGTCTCATCACCGGCACGACCGATCGCGCCGATTTCGCCGACGCCGACTGGGTGATCGAGGCCGTCTTCGAGGAGCTGTCGGTGAAGCAGGACGTCTTCGCCGACATCGAGCGGTACGTCTCCCCCACCGCCGTCCTGGCGACCAACACCTCGTCGTTGTCGGTCGAGCGGATCGGCGAGCGTCTCGAGCACCCCGAGCGGCTCGTCGGCTTCCACTTCTTCAACCCGGTCGCGGTCATGCCGCTCGTCGAGGTCGTCCGGACTCCTCTCACCGACGAGGAGACGCTGTCGACCGCGATGGTGACGGCGGCGAAGCTCAAGAAGAACGCCGTCATCACGCGCGACACCCCGGGCTTCGTCGTGAACCGCGTCCTCGCGAAGGTCCTCGGAGAGGCGATGCACGCCGTCGACACCGGCACGCCGTTCGAGGTGGTCGAGCAGTCGCTCGCTCCGTTCGGGCTGCCGATGACTCCGTTCGAGCTGCTCGAGCTCGTCGGGCTGAAGGTCGGGGCGCACGTGCTCGACACGCACCACGCCGCGTTCCCCGACCGCTTCTTCGACAGCGAGAACCTGCACCGCCTGGCCGAGCTCGGCCACGTCTTCGAGCGCGACTCGAAGGGCCGCGTGAAGGGCGTCGACAAGCGCGCGGTGGCGATCGTCGCGGGGGGAACGGATCCGATGACCGCCGAGGAGCTGCGTCTGCGCGTCGAGACGGGCCTCGCCGACGAGGTGAAGCGGATGCTCAACGACGACGTCGTCCACGCCGCCGAGGACATCGACCTGTGCCTGATCCTGGGCGCCGGCTACCCGTTCCAGATGGGCGGACTGACGCCCTACCTCGATCGGGTGGGCGCGAGCGAGCGGGCCTTCGGCGACACCTTCCACCACCCGGTGATCCGCGGAGTCGACTGA
- a CDS encoding alpha/beta hydrolase: MPDARRHAAEGGRRTGALLLALVALPALASAVALGTSALVTAFVRGVVIPPSRRSEDARVLDVRPAAREIVLAADADTTVHGGFSLWFDGGRGHARIGRVLATGQGRVVRELGTVDRGTLRPGARGRINGWLLLSPRETGLPFSSEQVPTQYGPAPAWLFPAGDGGTWAIHVHGRATHREETLRGVAVFHRAGLSSLVVSYRNDGDAPSSPDGRYGLGDTEWRDVDAAIRFAHRRGARSVVLVGWSMGGAISLQTALRSSLRHLIAGVVLDSPVIDWRETLRGQARLRRLPPVIAALALTAMQLPWSTAVTGQSELIPLQNLDLVARAAELTTPVLLLHSVDDDFVPSAPSEALAAARPDLVELVLVHGARHTRIWNDDPVRWEQAVAQWLDRRGISGSASSART, encoded by the coding sequence ATGCCCGATGCCCGCAGGCACGCCGCGGAGGGCGGTCGGCGCACCGGCGCCCTCCTGCTCGCCCTCGTCGCCCTCCCCGCTCTCGCCTCCGCCGTCGCGCTCGGCACCTCCGCCCTCGTCACCGCCTTCGTGCGCGGAGTGGTCATCCCGCCCTCGCGACGGAGCGAGGACGCCCGCGTGCTCGACGTGCGTCCCGCCGCCCGCGAGATCGTCCTCGCCGCCGACGCCGACACGACCGTGCACGGCGGCTTCAGCCTCTGGTTCGACGGCGGCCGCGGTCATGCGCGCATCGGTCGCGTGCTCGCGACGGGGCAGGGGCGCGTGGTGCGGGAGCTCGGCACCGTGGACCGGGGGACCCTGCGGCCGGGGGCTCGGGGCCGCATCAACGGCTGGCTGCTCCTCTCCCCCCGGGAGACGGGGCTGCCCTTCAGCTCCGAGCAGGTGCCGACGCAGTACGGGCCCGCACCCGCCTGGCTCTTCCCGGCGGGTGACGGCGGCACGTGGGCGATCCACGTGCACGGCCGGGCGACGCACCGCGAGGAGACCCTGCGCGGTGTGGCCGTGTTCCATCGGGCCGGGCTGAGCTCGCTGGTCGTCTCGTACCGCAACGACGGCGACGCTCCGTCGAGTCCGGACGGCCGCTACGGGCTGGGCGACACGGAGTGGCGGGACGTCGACGCGGCGATCCGCTTCGCGCACCGGCGCGGTGCCCGCTCCGTCGTGCTGGTCGGCTGGTCGATGGGCGGGGCGATCTCGCTGCAGACCGCGCTGCGCTCCTCCCTGCGCCACCTGATCGCCGGGGTGGTCCTGGACTCGCCCGTGATCGACTGGCGTGAGACGCTGCGCGGTCAGGCGCGGCTCCGGCGACTCCCTCCCGTGATCGCCGCTCTGGCGCTGACTGCGATGCAGCTCCCGTGGTCGACGGCCGTCACGGGGCAGAGCGAGCTGATACCGCTCCAGAACCTGGACCTCGTGGCGCGTGCCGCCGAGCTCACGACTCCGGTGCTGCTGCTGCACAGCGTCGACGACGACTTCGTGCCGAGCGCACCCTCCGAGGCACTCGCCGCCGCCCGGCCCGACCTCGTCGAGCTCGTGCTGGTGCACGGCGCCCGGCACACCCGGATCTGGAACGACGATCCCGTGCGCTGGGAGCAGGCCGTCGCGCAGTGGCTCGACCGGCGGGGGATCAGCGGATCCGCGTCCAGCGCGCGTACGTGA